One Vicugna pacos unplaced genomic scaffold, VicPac4 scaffold_19, whole genome shotgun sequence genomic region harbors:
- the LOC140693570 gene encoding trafficking protein particle complex subunit 9-like: MDNLEAWNGTEMELLQRSEEKIQPCSILSKLYELIGFHCKSTFFKRVAPVRHAAPGIPEPGGKACSRLLLQTLPGYSLSLDLQDFSKCVGTKTLLQPH; this comes from the exons atggataatctggaagcttggaatggaaccgagatggaattactgcag cgttccgaggagaaaattcagccgtgcagcatcctctccaagctctacgagttgatcggcttccactgcaagtccaccttcttcaagcgggtggcccccgtgcggcacgcggcccccggcatcccggagcctggcgggaaggcctgctcccgactcctcctgcagacgcttcctggctacagtctgtcactggacttgcaggacttcagcaaatgtgttggaactaaaacattgcttcagccccattaa